One region of Ornithinibacter aureus genomic DNA includes:
- a CDS encoding YdeI/OmpD-associated family protein codes for MTDQIGTPGGTPERPALFFADAAEFGRWLERHHATDTELWMGFYRKHHPDAGLQWAEAVREALCWGWIDSMAQGIDEHTRRQRWTPRKKGSNWSAINIAAVAELTEAGRMQPAGLAAFALRREDRSGVYAYETRELDLTPAYAAMLEADVVANAFWGAATNSYRKLAVNWVMTAKQEKTRDSRMTQLVADCAAGQMIKMQRYGTTPSWVARAAAAGAAAAAGEGGDSAHPAE; via the coding sequence ATGACTGATCAGATCGGGACGCCGGGAGGCACACCCGAGCGGCCGGCACTGTTCTTCGCCGACGCCGCCGAGTTCGGTCGGTGGCTGGAGAGGCACCACGCCACCGACACCGAGCTGTGGATGGGGTTCTACCGCAAGCACCACCCGGATGCCGGGCTCCAGTGGGCCGAGGCGGTGCGCGAGGCGCTGTGCTGGGGGTGGATCGACAGCATGGCGCAGGGCATCGACGAGCACACCCGTCGCCAGCGCTGGACGCCGCGCAAGAAGGGCAGCAACTGGTCGGCCATCAACATCGCCGCGGTGGCCGAGCTCACCGAGGCAGGCCGGATGCAACCGGCAGGGCTGGCCGCCTTCGCCCTTCGCCGCGAGGACCGGTCCGGCGTCTACGCCTACGAGACACGCGAGCTCGACCTGACCCCCGCCTATGCAGCCATGCTCGAGGCCGACGTGGTGGCCAACGCCTTTTGGGGCGCTGCCACCAACAGCTACCGCAAGCTCGCCGTCAACTGGGTCATGACCGCCAAGCAGGAGAAGACCCGCGACTCGCGGATGACCCAGCTGGTCGCCGACTGCGCCGCTGGGCAGATGATCAAGATGCAGCGCTATGGCACAACACCGTCCTGGGTCGCGAGGGCCGCCGCAGCCGGAGCAGCAGCCGCAGCAGGTGAGGGTGGCGACAGCGCCCACCCCGCTGAGTGA
- a CDS encoding deoxyguanosinetriphosphate triphosphohydrolase, with the protein MTYTDRDRERWVAEDPAFKRADRDDFARDRARLLHSASLRRLSAKTQVVTPGSDDFVRNRLTHSLEVAQIGREFGAALGCNADVVDTACLAHDLGHPPFGHNGETALDAVAAGIGGFEGNAQTLRLLTRLEAKRTRPDGRSAGLNLTRASLDATTKYPWRRGAGPRPTVKFGVYDDDLDVFEWFREGVQPGRRSAEAEVMDWSDDVAYSVHDVEDAIASGWLDPQRLRDPSDVDAVLAVAGEIYEPDLSPDELGAALERLLATGAVPSAYDGSRPALAALKDMTSHLIGRFVTAVEQATRAEHGPQPLTRHTGRLVVPRAARAECAVLKAVAAHFVMHAAERVALYARQRDVIAGLVAAYEHDPHRLDPDLRGDWEAAADEGAALRVLVDQVASLTDVRALTLHRRWCRDTP; encoded by the coding sequence GTGACGTACACCGACCGCGACCGTGAGCGCTGGGTCGCCGAGGACCCGGCCTTCAAGCGCGCCGACCGCGACGACTTCGCCCGCGACCGGGCCCGACTCCTGCATTCCGCCAGCCTGCGTCGGCTGTCGGCGAAGACCCAGGTGGTCACCCCCGGCAGCGACGACTTCGTCCGCAACAGGTTGACGCACTCGCTCGAGGTCGCCCAGATCGGCCGCGAGTTCGGCGCCGCTCTCGGCTGCAACGCCGACGTCGTCGACACCGCGTGCCTGGCCCACGACCTCGGGCACCCCCCGTTCGGGCACAACGGCGAAACGGCGTTGGATGCCGTGGCAGCCGGGATCGGCGGTTTCGAGGGCAACGCGCAGACCCTGCGCTTGCTCACGCGACTCGAGGCCAAACGCACCCGGCCCGACGGCCGCTCGGCGGGGCTGAACCTCACGCGGGCCAGCCTCGACGCCACGACGAAGTACCCGTGGCGGCGGGGTGCCGGCCCGAGGCCCACCGTCAAGTTCGGGGTCTACGACGACGACCTGGACGTCTTCGAGTGGTTCCGCGAGGGTGTGCAGCCCGGTCGCCGGTCCGCCGAGGCCGAGGTGATGGACTGGTCCGACGACGTGGCGTACTCCGTGCACGACGTGGAGGACGCCATCGCCTCCGGGTGGCTGGACCCACAGAGGCTGCGCGACCCCAGTGACGTCGACGCGGTGCTGGCCGTCGCGGGGGAGATCTACGAGCCCGACCTGTCGCCGGACGAACTCGGTGCGGCCCTGGAACGCCTCCTCGCCACCGGCGCCGTGCCGTCTGCGTACGACGGGTCGCGCCCGGCCCTGGCAGCCCTGAAGGACATGACCTCACACCTCATCGGACGGTTCGTGACTGCCGTCGAGCAGGCCACCCGGGCCGAGCACGGCCCGCAGCCACTGACCCGGCACACCGGGCGGCTCGTCGTCCCCCGCGCTGCTCGGGCCGAGTGCGCCGTTCTCAAGGCCGTGGCGGCACACTTCGTCATGCACGCTGCCGAACGGGTGGCCCTCTACGCGCGCCAGCGGGACGTCATCGCGGGTCTGGTCGCGGCCTACGAGCACGATCCCCACCGGCTGGACCCGGACCTGCGTGGCGACTGGGAGGCCGCGGCCGATGAGGGGGCGGCGCTGCGAGTGCTCGTCGACCAGGTTGCCTCCCTCACCGACGTCCGGGCTCTCACCCTGCACCGCAGGTGGTGTCGCGACACGCCGTAG
- the dnaG gene encoding DNA primase — protein sequence MAGRIRAEDIAAVKERTSIEDVIRDHVTLRPAGVGSLKGLCPFHDEKSPSFTVRPAVGSYHCFGCGEGGDVISFVQKVEHLTFTESIERLASKIGFELRYEEGGGPRDGGVSLGKRSRLIEAHRVAQEFYAEVLQDRTTAEARPGRDFLRERGFDGASAERFGIGFAPRSGEALTRHLRGRGFTEDEIVTGGLTGRGSRGLYDRFRGRLVWPIRDTTGDTVGFGARRVLDDDRIAAKYLNTSETPIYKKSQVLYGLDAAKKAISTQRLAVVVEGYTDVMAAHLSGVEGAVATCGTSFGIDHIKILRRIMRDETDGPQARVVFTFDGDAAGQKAAMRAFAEDQRWAAQSFVAVAPDGMDPCELRLAKGDASVRALVDDAVPMFEFAVRTTIRRFDLETAEGRVQAMKAVAPIIGSIRDTSLRPEYTRTVSGWLGIEVEQLAAEVKKAGRLKHDDSADRQPRPASTDEVLEPGPFELAQLPAPDLRDPVVLTERQLLQALIQYPQQFSDADVDVLVPEAFAAPVHRAVFDGIRIAGHAARRASTMAWVTAVTDACALGVRGFVAQLSVAPLPTKFDPSTGLPPQRYLNSLVAGVRDAHLGRRIADAMASVRRLQNDPDADPAELQERSMALHRLELDRVALREAGTS from the coding sequence GTGGCGGGTCGGATCAGGGCAGAAGACATCGCGGCGGTCAAGGAGCGCACGTCCATCGAGGACGTCATCCGGGACCACGTGACGCTGCGTCCTGCCGGGGTCGGCTCGCTGAAGGGGTTGTGCCCCTTCCACGACGAGAAGTCACCGAGTTTCACGGTTCGCCCCGCGGTCGGTAGTTACCACTGCTTCGGGTGCGGTGAGGGCGGTGACGTCATCTCCTTCGTCCAGAAGGTCGAGCACCTCACCTTCACCGAGTCCATCGAACGTCTGGCCAGCAAGATCGGCTTCGAGCTGCGTTACGAGGAGGGCGGTGGTCCCCGCGACGGTGGGGTCTCGCTCGGCAAGCGCTCGCGGTTGATCGAGGCGCACCGGGTCGCCCAGGAGTTCTACGCCGAGGTCCTGCAGGACCGCACCACTGCGGAGGCCAGGCCCGGTCGGGACTTCCTGCGCGAGCGCGGCTTCGATGGCGCGTCCGCGGAGCGCTTCGGCATCGGGTTCGCCCCGCGCAGCGGTGAGGCGCTCACGCGTCACCTTCGCGGGCGCGGCTTCACCGAGGACGAGATCGTCACCGGGGGGCTCACCGGCCGCGGTAGCCGTGGGCTGTACGACCGGTTCCGGGGGCGGCTGGTCTGGCCGATCAGGGACACCACCGGCGACACCGTGGGCTTCGGCGCCCGGCGCGTCCTCGACGACGACCGCATCGCGGCCAAGTACCTGAACACCTCCGAGACGCCGATCTACAAGAAGTCCCAGGTGCTGTACGGCCTGGATGCCGCGAAGAAGGCCATCTCGACGCAGCGACTCGCCGTGGTGGTCGAGGGATACACCGACGTCATGGCGGCGCACCTGTCCGGTGTCGAGGGTGCGGTTGCCACGTGCGGGACGTCGTTCGGCATCGATCACATCAAGATCCTGCGCCGCATCATGCGTGACGAGACCGACGGCCCGCAGGCCCGCGTGGTGTTCACCTTCGATGGGGATGCCGCTGGCCAGAAGGCGGCCATGCGAGCGTTCGCGGAGGACCAGCGGTGGGCCGCGCAGTCCTTCGTCGCCGTGGCTCCGGACGGGATGGACCCGTGTGAGCTGCGGCTGGCCAAGGGGGATGCATCGGTGCGCGCCCTCGTCGACGACGCCGTGCCGATGTTCGAGTTCGCCGTCCGCACGACGATCCGTCGCTTCGACTTGGAGACCGCCGAAGGTCGCGTTCAGGCGATGAAGGCGGTCGCCCCGATCATCGGGTCCATCCGCGACACCAGCCTGCGGCCCGAGTACACCCGCACCGTGTCCGGCTGGCTCGGTATCGAGGTCGAACAGCTGGCCGCTGAGGTCAAGAAGGCGGGCCGGCTCAAGCACGACGACAGTGCTGACCGGCAGCCGCGACCGGCCAGCACCGACGAGGTGCTCGAGCCCGGCCCGTTCGAGCTCGCCCAGCTCCCCGCCCCGGACCTGCGCGATCCTGTGGTCCTCACCGAACGGCAGCTGCTCCAGGCGCTCATCCAGTACCCGCAGCAGTTCTCCGACGCCGACGTCGACGTGCTCGTCCCCGAGGCGTTCGCCGCCCCGGTCCACCGTGCTGTGTTCGACGGCATCCGCATCGCCGGCCACGCTGCCCGGCGCGCGTCGACGATGGCGTGGGTGACCGCGGTGACCGATGCCTGCGCGCTGGGAGTGCGAGGCTTCGTCGCCCAGTTGTCGGTGGCTCCGCTGCCCACGAAGTTCGACCCGTCGACAGGGTTACCGCCGCAGCGCTACCTCAACTCGCTCGTCGCCGGTGTCCGAGACGCCCACCTCGGACGCCGCATCGCCGACGCGATGGCGTCGGTGCGCCGACTGCAGAACGACCCAGATGCTGATCCCGCCGAGCTTCAGGAGCGCTCCATGGCCTTGCACCGTCTCGAACTCGACCGCGTCGCCCTGCGAGAGGCGGGCACGTCATGA
- a CDS encoding type II toxin-antitoxin system RelE/ParE family toxin, whose protein sequence is MIRSFGDAPTERLWARQRTKRLDPRIERTALRKLVMLDAAEVLDDLKVPPGNRLEALKGDRAGQHSIRINQQWRVCFVWTPAGPEDVEIVDYH, encoded by the coding sequence GTGATCAGGTCGTTCGGGGACGCGCCCACCGAGCGGCTCTGGGCACGACAACGCACCAAGAGGCTCGACCCCCGGATCGAACGAACCGCACTACGCAAGCTGGTCATGCTGGATGCCGCCGAAGTCCTGGACGACCTCAAGGTCCCGCCTGGGAACCGGCTTGAAGCGCTCAAGGGCGACCGAGCGGGACAGCACAGCATCCGGATCAACCAGCAGTGGCGGGTCTGCTTCGTCTGGACCCCAGCCGGCCCCGAAGACGTCGAGATCGTCGACTACCACTAG
- a CDS encoding HigA family addiction module antitoxin: protein MATIAPIHPGEVLLEEFLVPLEVTQHRLAVSIGVPPRRINEIVHGKRRITADTALRLARFFATTDRFWLNLQTRYDLEIEKDHLGGALENIQPLQSA, encoded by the coding sequence ATGGCAACCATTGCGCCCATCCACCCCGGGGAGGTGCTCCTCGAGGAGTTCCTCGTCCCTTTGGAGGTCACCCAGCACCGGCTGGCCGTCTCCATCGGGGTCCCCCCACGACGGATCAACGAGATCGTCCACGGCAAGCGCCGGATCACGGCCGACACCGCGCTGCGGCTGGCCCGCTTCTTCGCGACCACCGACCGGTTCTGGCTCAACCTCCAGACCCGCTACGACCTTGAAATCGAAAAGGACCACCTCGGCGGCGCTCTGGAAAACATCCAGCCCCTACAGAGCGCCTGA
- a CDS encoding amino acid ABC transporter permease, whose amino-acid sequence MSAQNVLFDAPGPKARQRHAILTGVGVLLAGAVLYVVLSRLAEAGQLDGAKWKPFVTDSSLWVDYLIPGLIGTLKAAVLSVIFAGIFGLIFGMGRLSHVKAIRWVSGAVVEFFRSVPVLMMMIFLYFGYFATSTIVPSSQGPLAAVVLALTLYNGSVIAELVRSGVHSLPKGQSEAGLSIGLTPSQTLRTIQLPQALTAMLPALISQFVVVLKDSALGTAITYQELLTWSKTAGSAYANTVPALIVCAALFIAINYGLTRVATWVERRLNRRGTTAGPVTTVAPTMIQGQGEPGEPATHGTRIIGAGIESAEEAATDFVQSARERRKGHGDDA is encoded by the coding sequence ATGAGCGCGCAGAACGTCCTGTTCGACGCCCCGGGCCCCAAGGCCCGCCAGCGGCACGCCATCCTCACCGGCGTGGGGGTGCTGCTCGCGGGTGCCGTCCTCTACGTGGTCCTGAGTCGACTTGCCGAGGCGGGTCAGCTCGACGGTGCCAAGTGGAAGCCGTTCGTCACCGATTCGTCGCTGTGGGTCGACTACCTGATTCCCGGCCTCATCGGCACGCTGAAGGCAGCCGTCCTGTCGGTCATCTTCGCTGGCATCTTCGGCCTGATCTTCGGCATGGGCCGCCTCTCGCACGTCAAGGCCATCCGGTGGGTCAGCGGCGCGGTGGTCGAGTTCTTCCGCTCGGTGCCTGTGCTGATGATGATGATCTTCCTGTACTTCGGCTACTTCGCCACCAGCACGATCGTGCCGAGCAGCCAGGGCCCGCTGGCCGCGGTCGTCCTCGCCCTGACGCTGTACAACGGCTCGGTCATCGCCGAGCTCGTGCGCTCCGGTGTGCACTCACTGCCCAAGGGGCAGTCGGAAGCGGGACTGTCGATCGGGCTCACCCCGTCGCAGACCCTGCGCACGATCCAGCTGCCGCAGGCGCTGACGGCCATGCTGCCAGCCCTGATCAGCCAGTTCGTCGTCGTGCTCAAGGACTCCGCACTCGGCACCGCCATCACGTACCAAGAGCTGCTGACCTGGTCGAAGACCGCCGGGTCCGCGTACGCCAACACGGTGCCGGCCCTGATCGTGTGTGCTGCCCTGTTCATCGCGATCAACTACGGACTGACCCGTGTGGCCACCTGGGTGGAACGGCGGCTCAACCGCCGCGGAACCACCGCGGGCCCGGTCACCACGGTGGCGCCCACGATGATCCAGGGCCAGGGTGAGCCCGGCGAGCCCGCAACCCACGGCACCCGCATCATCGGTGCCGGGATCGAGTCGGCGGAGGAAGCCGCCACCGACTTCGTCCAGTCCGCCCGTGAGCGTCGCAAGGGCCACGGCGACGACGCCTGA
- a CDS encoding amino acid ABC transporter permease, producing the protein MLETLSNYDVAAAVWVTIQLSVLSAIGALILGTIVAVLRVSPVAVLRGIGTSYVNIFRNTPLTVLLTLCVLGLSLLVGLQLSQDLSKDAFRWAVVGLSAYHAAFVCEAIRSGVNTVPAGQAEAARSIGLTFSQSLREVLLPQAFRGSIAPLGSVLIALIKNTTVAAVVGVADTAKLLATITENEGAQLGVFFVIAMIFVVLTLPIGVLATNLSQRLAVKR; encoded by the coding sequence ATGCTCGAGACTCTCAGCAACTACGACGTGGCAGCCGCCGTCTGGGTGACCATCCAACTGTCAGTGCTGTCCGCTATCGGTGCGCTGATCCTCGGCACCATCGTGGCCGTGCTGCGCGTGTCGCCCGTGGCCGTGCTGCGCGGGATCGGCACCAGCTACGTCAACATCTTCCGCAACACCCCACTCACGGTGCTGCTGACCCTGTGCGTTCTCGGGCTCTCGCTCCTCGTGGGGCTACAGCTCTCCCAGGACCTGTCCAAGGATGCCTTCCGCTGGGCGGTCGTCGGCCTCTCCGCGTACCACGCGGCATTCGTGTGTGAGGCGATCCGCAGCGGCGTCAACACAGTTCCGGCCGGTCAGGCCGAGGCGGCCCGCTCCATCGGGCTGACCTTCAGCCAGTCGTTGCGCGAGGTCCTGCTTCCCCAGGCCTTCCGGGGGTCCATCGCTCCGCTGGGCTCGGTGCTCATCGCCCTCATCAAGAACACCACGGTCGCCGCCGTGGTCGGTGTCGCTGACACCGCCAAGCTGCTCGCGACGATCACCGAGAACGAGGGCGCACAGCTGGGTGTCTTCTTCGTCATCGCCATGATCTTCGTCGTCCTGACCCTGCCCATCGGGGTGCTGGCGACCAACCTGAGCCAGCGGCTGGCGGTGAAGCGATGA
- a CDS encoding glutamate ABC transporter substrate-binding protein, which produces MTTRRISMVAAAAVLALGLSACGSDDGGSEGGEGGSGLKIGIKFDQPGLGLKVGDQYTGLDVDVAKYVAKELGTAEGDITFVQSPSAQRETLISSGQVDLIFATYSITDARKEKISFGGPYFIAGQDLLVRADDTSITGPDTLDGKKLCSVTGSTSAQKVKDKVAGVNLVEFGTYSECLAALLGNGVDALTTDDTILAGYAAQEANKGKLKVVGAPFSEERYGVGLKKGDVALCEKVNAALKKMVEDGSWQKAVDANLGPAGYKAPAGNPPTPDACS; this is translated from the coding sequence ATGACGACACGACGCATCAGCATGGTCGCCGCGGCGGCCGTACTGGCCCTCGGCCTCAGCGCCTGTGGCTCAGACGACGGCGGGAGCGAGGGCGGCGAGGGCGGTTCCGGCCTCAAGATCGGCATCAAGTTCGACCAGCCCGGGCTCGGCCTGAAGGTCGGTGACCAGTACACCGGCCTCGACGTCGACGTCGCCAAGTATGTTGCCAAGGAACTCGGCACCGCCGAGGGCGACATCACGTTCGTGCAGTCCCCGAGCGCGCAGCGCGAGACGCTCATCTCCAGCGGCCAGGTCGACCTGATCTTCGCGACCTACTCCATCACCGACGCCCGCAAGGAGAAGATCTCCTTCGGCGGCCCGTACTTCATCGCCGGTCAGGACCTGCTGGTTCGCGCCGACGACACCTCCATCACCGGCCCGGACACCCTCGACGGCAAGAAGCTGTGCTCGGTGACCGGCTCGACCTCCGCCCAGAAGGTCAAGGACAAGGTCGCCGGGGTCAACCTGGTCGAGTTCGGCACCTACTCCGAGTGCCTGGCGGCACTGCTCGGCAATGGCGTTGACGCGCTCACCACCGACGACACCATCCTCGCCGGCTACGCCGCGCAGGAAGCCAACAAGGGCAAGCTCAAGGTCGTCGGGGCGCCGTTCTCCGAGGAGCGCTACGGCGTCGGCCTCAAGAAGGGCGACGTCGCCCTGTGCGAGAAGGTCAACGCGGCCCTGAAGAAGATGGTCGAGGACGGCTCGTGGCAGAAGGCCGTGGACGCCAACCTCGGCCCGGCCGGGTACAAGGCGCCTGCCGGCAACCCCCCCACGCCCGACGCCTGCTCCTGA
- a CDS encoding amino acid ABC transporter ATP-binding protein — protein MTEPQVVRDSAPKQPLVVMEGVNKHFGALHVLKDINLTVGKGEVVILIGPSGSGKSTLCRTINRLETYESGSITIDGQKLPEEGKALADLRADVGMVFQSFNLFAHKTILENVTLGPIKVRKMNKADADKRAMELLERVGIAHQAAKYPAQLSGGQQQRVAIARSLAMDPKVMLFDEPTSALDPEMINEVLDVMVELANSGMTMVVVTHEMGFARKVADRVVFLADGQIVEMATPEEFFTNPKSDRAKDFLGKILTH, from the coding sequence ATGACAGAGCCACAGGTCGTCCGCGACAGCGCCCCGAAGCAGCCCCTCGTCGTCATGGAGGGTGTCAACAAACACTTCGGAGCGCTCCACGTCCTCAAGGACATCAACCTCACCGTCGGCAAGGGCGAGGTCGTCATCCTCATCGGCCCCTCCGGGTCGGGAAAGTCGACCCTGTGCCGCACGATCAACCGGCTCGAGACCTACGAGTCCGGCTCGATCACCATCGACGGCCAGAAGCTGCCCGAGGAGGGCAAGGCGCTGGCCGACCTGCGCGCCGACGTGGGCATGGTGTTCCAGTCCTTCAACCTCTTCGCGCACAAGACGATCCTCGAGAACGTCACGCTCGGGCCGATCAAGGTCCGCAAGATGAACAAGGCCGACGCCGACAAGCGGGCCATGGAGCTTCTCGAGCGGGTCGGCATCGCCCACCAGGCGGCGAAGTACCCGGCCCAGCTCTCCGGTGGTCAGCAACAGCGCGTCGCCATCGCCCGCTCCCTGGCGATGGACCCCAAGGTCATGCTCTTCGACGAGCCCACCTCGGCCCTCGACCCCGAGATGATCAACGAGGTCCTCGACGTCATGGTCGAGCTCGCCAACAGCGGCATGACCATGGTCGTCGTGACCCACGAGATGGGGTTCGCGCGCAAGGTCGCCGACCGGGTGGTCTTCCTCGCGGACGGCCAGATCGTCGAGATGGCCACGCCCGAGGAGTTCTTCACCAACCCCAAGAGCGATCGCGCCAAGGACTTCCTCGGCAAGATCCTCACCCACTGA
- a CDS encoding cupin domain-containing protein: protein MPPRLLSPDVTTASLAHDALSRDDVLHGSPTTAVLTLDALPTCEVGLWEMTQGSARDTEVDEVFVVVSGHGTVTFEDGERLGLTPGVAVRLRAGERTEWTITETLRKVWIA from the coding sequence ATGCCGCCGCGCCTTCTCAGCCCCGACGTCACCACCGCTTCCCTCGCCCACGACGCGTTGTCTCGCGACGACGTCCTGCACGGGTCGCCGACCACTGCCGTCCTGACGCTGGACGCCCTCCCCACCTGCGAGGTCGGGTTGTGGGAGATGACGCAGGGTTCCGCTCGGGACACCGAGGTCGACGAGGTGTTCGTGGTGGTCTCGGGGCACGGCACGGTGACCTTCGAGGACGGCGAGCGGCTCGGCCTCACCCCGGGCGTCGCGGTGCGGTTGCGGGCCGGGGAACGCACCGAGTGGACCATCACCGAGACCCTGCGCAAGGTGTGGATCGCGTAG
- a CDS encoding NAD(P)/FAD-dependent oxidoreductase, whose translation MTTDPVAVRASLADAIPDVFWTDRPERPTPRAALTGSGHRADLVIVGGGFTGLWAAVQAKEDNPSREVVLLERGRFGVAASGRNGGFVSPSLTHGLAQGLACWPEEIETLERLGAQNMADLADSLTRHGIDADFHVPGEITMALTAHQAGTVREGYELHRAHGIPVTHLDAAEARARVNSPRYLSGFLDPTVGLVDPARLVWGLADAAERLGVRLHEDTSVTGFDADISGLTVRTEWGSVRTDRVVLGTGAFRGPLKRLAHYTLPVYDHVLMTEPLSTAHLDAVGWQGREGLTDAGNQFHYYRRTLDDRVLFGGYDANYHFPGRIDPRLEQSASHDLLARHFFEIFPQLQGLRFTHRWAGVIDTTTRFTPVFGTALGGRLSYAVGYTGLGVASTRFGARVALDLVDGRDTEVTALELVRKKPLPFPPEPFRYVGVRATRASLAAEDRTGRRNLWLRAMDAVGIGFDS comes from the coding sequence ATGACGACCGACCCGGTGGCTGTGCGGGCCTCCCTCGCCGACGCGATCCCTGATGTCTTCTGGACCGATCGGCCCGAGCGGCCGACGCCGCGGGCAGCGCTCACCGGCTCGGGGCACCGGGCCGACCTGGTCATCGTCGGCGGCGGCTTCACCGGCCTGTGGGCTGCCGTGCAGGCCAAGGAGGACAACCCCTCGCGCGAGGTCGTGCTGCTCGAGCGCGGCCGGTTCGGGGTGGCGGCATCGGGTCGAAACGGCGGCTTCGTCTCGCCCTCGCTGACCCACGGCCTGGCGCAGGGCCTGGCCTGCTGGCCCGAGGAGATCGAGACCCTCGAGCGGCTCGGTGCGCAGAACATGGCCGACCTGGCGGACAGCCTCACCCGGCACGGCATCGACGCCGACTTCCACGTGCCCGGCGAGATCACGATGGCGCTCACCGCGCACCAGGCGGGCACGGTGCGTGAGGGCTACGAACTCCACCGGGCGCACGGCATCCCCGTCACCCACCTCGATGCCGCCGAGGCGCGTGCCCGCGTCAACTCGCCCCGCTACCTGTCGGGCTTCCTCGACCCGACGGTCGGCCTGGTCGACCCGGCCCGGCTGGTGTGGGGGCTGGCCGACGCCGCCGAGCGGCTCGGGGTCCGGCTGCACGAGGACACCTCGGTGACAGGGTTCGACGCCGACATCTCCGGCCTCACGGTGCGCACCGAGTGGGGGAGTGTGCGCACCGATCGGGTCGTGCTCGGCACCGGGGCCTTCCGCGGGCCGCTCAAGCGGCTGGCGCACTACACGTTGCCCGTCTACGACCACGTGCTCATGACCGAGCCGCTGTCCACGGCGCATCTGGATGCCGTGGGCTGGCAGGGGCGCGAAGGCCTCACCGACGCGGGCAACCAGTTCCACTACTACCGGCGCACCCTGGATGACCGGGTGCTCTTCGGTGGGTACGACGCGAACTACCACTTCCCGGGGCGGATCGACCCGCGGCTGGAGCAGTCGGCATCCCACGACCTGCTGGCGCGGCACTTCTTCGAGATCTTCCCCCAGCTGCAGGGGCTGCGCTTCACCCACCGGTGGGCCGGGGTCATCGACACGACGACCCGGTTCACCCCGGTGTTCGGCACGGCACTGGGCGGGCGGCTGTCCTATGCCGTGGGCTACACGGGGCTCGGCGTCGCGTCGACCAGGTTCGGTGCGCGGGTGGCGCTCGACCTCGTCGACGGGCGTGACACCGAGGTGACTGCCCTGGAGTTGGTGCGCAAGAAGCCGCTGCCGTTCCCGCCCGAGCCGTTCCGGTACGTCGGGGTGCGCGCGACCCGGGCGAGCCTGGCGGCCGAGGACCGCACCGGCCGGCGCAACCTGTGGCTGCGGGCCATGGATGCCGTCGGCATCGGCTTCGACAGCTGA